In Methylosinus sp. C49, one DNA window encodes the following:
- the repB gene encoding plasmid partitioning protein RepB, whose product MARKISFDAPLEETQPQEAPTRAAAAHPARPLLGLDRPIKQSSALGAISQSLGDISERVKRAEQIEQKLVAGQTVVEIDPDLIDASFVPDRMDATPEQNAAFREMIREHGQNVPILVRPKTPERFEVAFGHRRLRAARELGIKVRAVVRDLTDEQLVIAQGQENSGRTDLTFIERARFAARLEDRKFSREIIMASLNVDKAALSRLIAIATRVPGALIDAIGPAPGFGRVRWQELTELLDVDDNRARARAIVAEPSFGDLDTDKRFQTLYDRLRVREARLRPETWNAEDGTRVARIMRTGKKLTLTFDDRVVPQFGDFVAERLQLLYEEYKANGDRGS is encoded by the coding sequence ATGGCGCGTAAAATCAGCTTCGACGCGCCTTTGGAGGAGACACAGCCTCAGGAGGCGCCGACGCGCGCGGCGGCGGCGCATCCGGCCCGTCCGCTTCTCGGTCTCGATCGCCCGATCAAGCAATCGAGCGCTCTCGGCGCCATATCGCAATCCTTGGGTGACATTTCCGAGCGTGTGAAGCGGGCCGAGCAGATCGAGCAAAAGCTGGTCGCAGGCCAAACCGTCGTCGAGATCGATCCCGATCTCATCGACGCCTCCTTCGTGCCCGATCGCATGGACGCGACGCCGGAGCAGAATGCGGCGTTTCGCGAGATGATCCGCGAGCATGGGCAGAACGTTCCAATTCTCGTCCGCCCCAAGACGCCGGAGCGTTTCGAGGTCGCCTTCGGCCATCGCAGATTGCGTGCCGCGCGCGAGCTCGGCATCAAAGTCCGCGCCGTCGTGCGCGATTTGACCGATGAGCAGCTCGTCATTGCGCAGGGGCAGGAGAATAGCGGCCGGACCGATCTGACCTTTATCGAGCGCGCCCGCTTCGCGGCGCGGCTCGAGGATCGGAAATTCTCGCGCGAGATCATCATGGCGTCTCTCAATGTCGACAAGGCCGCGCTGTCGCGCCTCATCGCCATCGCGACGCGCGTTCCCGGCGCGTTGATCGATGCGATCGGCCCTGCGCCAGGATTTGGCCGAGTGCGCTGGCAGGAGCTGACCGAGCTTCTCGATGTGGATGACAATCGCGCACGGGCGCGCGCCATTGTGGCGGAGCCCTCGTTCGGAGATTTGGACACCGATAAAAGGTTCCAGACCCTCTATGATCGGTTGCGCGTTCGCGAAGCCCGCCTTCGCCCCGAGACCTGGAATGCAGAGGATGGGACGCGGGTCGCCCGCATCATGCGCACCGGTAAAAAGCTGACGCTCACATTCGACGATCGTGTGGTCCCGCAATTTGGCGACTTCGTCGCCGAAAGGCTGCAGCTTCTCTATGAGGAGTACAAGGCCAACGGAGATCGTGGGAGCTGA
- the repC gene encoding plasmid replication protein RepC translates to MQTRPTTPFGRRPLSLAMVASQTATENFAAKPGASETVVHKWRLFRALTEAKEPLGVTDRALSVLHALLSFHQETALSLPEKNSKPAEAGSAGGGIVVFPSNKELSIRAHGMAPATLRRHLACLVDAGLIIRRDSPNGKRFARKGQGGTIEDAFGFDLAPLVARSSEIENLAEEVRAENRAIALLREKITLTRRDIVKMIETALEEGVAGDWDNAHQQYAMLSGRYGRRLCRADLEVLASELVALAAEIHKTLETHIKAQNMSGNESQTERHIQNQTTNFSDLEPSLQEGRARPSQPNLEEGRGPSSDRSRTADPKPALRAYPLGMVLEACPDILDYGPVGEISSWRDLAAAAATVRSALGVSPDAWSQALDVLGEHDAAIVIAAILQRGDEIKSAGGYLRVLTEKARAGEFSLGPVLMALLRGKAGKAARERKRTG, encoded by the coding sequence ATGCAGACACGTCCAACGACGCCCTTCGGGCGGCGGCCGTTGTCGCTCGCCATGGTGGCGAGCCAGACCGCGACCGAAAATTTCGCCGCAAAGCCGGGCGCATCCGAGACCGTCGTCCACAAATGGCGGCTGTTTCGCGCGCTCACCGAAGCCAAGGAGCCGCTCGGCGTCACCGACCGCGCGCTATCCGTATTGCACGCGCTGCTGAGCTTCCACCAGGAGACAGCGCTCAGCCTGCCGGAGAAAAATTCGAAGCCGGCCGAAGCGGGTTCCGCCGGCGGCGGCATCGTCGTGTTTCCCTCGAACAAGGAACTTTCGATCCGCGCTCATGGCATGGCGCCGGCGACGTTGCGGCGACATCTCGCCTGCCTCGTCGACGCCGGACTGATCATTCGCCGCGATTCTCCGAATGGCAAACGCTTCGCCAGAAAAGGGCAGGGGGGGACCATAGAGGACGCTTTCGGCTTCGACCTCGCGCCGCTCGTCGCGCGCTCGAGCGAAATCGAGAACCTCGCCGAGGAGGTGCGGGCCGAGAACCGCGCGATCGCGCTGCTGCGCGAAAAGATCACGCTCACTCGGCGCGACATCGTCAAAATGATCGAGACCGCATTGGAGGAGGGCGTCGCGGGCGACTGGGACAACGCGCACCAACAATATGCGATGCTCTCGGGGCGCTACGGTCGAAGGCTTTGCCGCGCCGATCTGGAGGTTTTGGCCAGCGAGCTCGTCGCGCTGGCGGCCGAAATCCACAAGACGCTGGAAACGCACATAAAAGCTCAAAATATGAGCGGCAATGAGTCTCAAACTGAGCGTCACATACAGAATCAAACCACAAACTTTTCTGATCTTGAACCTAGCCTTCAAGAAGGCAGGGCTCGGCCATCCCAGCCAAATCTCGAAGAGGGCAGGGGGCCTTCCTCGGATCGCTCTCGGACTGCCGATCCAAAGCCGGCGCTTCGAGCCTATCCGCTCGGAATGGTGCTGGAGGCCTGTCCTGATATCCTCGATTACGGTCCGGTTGGCGAAATCTCCTCGTGGCGAGACTTGGCTGCTGCGGCGGCGACAGTGCGCTCGGCGCTCGGCGTTTCGCCAGACGCCTGGTCGCAGGCCCTGGACGTCTTGGGCGAGCATGACGCCGCGATCGTCATCGCCGCGATCCTGCAACGCGGCGATGAGATCAAGAGCGCCGGCGGTTATCTCCGCGTCCTGACCGAAAAGGCGAGGGCAGGGGAGTTCTCGCTCGGGCCCGTGCTGATGGCCCTGTTGCGCGGCAAGGCTGGGAAAGCGGCGCGAGAGCGCAAGAGGACGGGGTGA
- a CDS encoding IS110 family transposase — MENVSIIGLDLAKRSFQAHGALADGAVAFRKKLSREKVLAFFAEQPRCVVAMEACGSAHHWGRAIHDLGHEVRLIPPAYVKPFVKRQKNDAADAQAIVEAASRPTMRFVAVKTEEQQARAMLFRTRDILVRQRTQLINALRGHLSEHGVVAAQGPANVKVLEEAVGDPGTSLPLLVVELARVFLDQIEGLSERISGLEKVSAHEAASGETTRRLQTMPGVGPITALAIETFAPPMDVFKRGRDFSAWLGVVPRQHSTGGKQILGKVSKMGQRDIRRLLIIGAMAVVRSALRKGAPEESWLQRMLAHKPRMLVAIALANKMARSIWAMLVKREDFRVPVVAAS; from the coding sequence ATGGAAAATGTTAGCATCATCGGTCTCGACCTGGCAAAGCGATCGTTCCAGGCACATGGCGCCCTCGCCGACGGCGCCGTGGCTTTCCGCAAGAAGCTTTCCCGAGAGAAAGTTCTCGCTTTCTTTGCCGAGCAGCCGCGCTGCGTCGTCGCCATGGAGGCCTGCGGGAGCGCGCACCACTGGGGTCGGGCCATCCATGATCTTGGCCACGAGGTTCGCTTGATCCCACCTGCCTACGTTAAACCCTTTGTCAAGCGTCAAAAGAACGACGCGGCCGATGCGCAAGCGATCGTCGAGGCCGCAAGTCGACCCACGATGCGCTTTGTCGCGGTCAAAACCGAGGAACAGCAGGCACGCGCGATGCTTTTCCGCACGCGCGATATTTTGGTCCGGCAGCGCACGCAACTGATCAACGCCCTCCGCGGTCATTTGTCGGAGCATGGCGTCGTGGCCGCGCAGGGGCCGGCGAATGTGAAAGTTCTTGAAGAGGCGGTCGGGGATCCAGGAACCTCGCTTCCCCTTCTTGTCGTGGAGCTGGCGCGCGTCTTCCTCGATCAGATCGAGGGGCTTTCGGAAAGGATCTCTGGACTCGAGAAAGTGTCGGCTCACGAAGCGGCATCCGGAGAAACGACACGGCGTTTGCAAACTATGCCAGGCGTGGGTCCCATCACGGCCCTGGCCATTGAGACCTTTGCGCCGCCAATGGATGTCTTTAAACGCGGGCGCGATTTTTCCGCCTGGCTGGGGGTAGTGCCCCGGCAACATTCAACCGGGGGCAAACAGATTCTCGGGAAAGTCTCCAAGATGGGGCAGCGCGACATCCGGCGTCTGCTGATCATTGGCGCCATGGCCGTCGTTCGCTCGGCTTTGAGAAAGGGCGCGCCGGAGGAAAGCTGGCTACAGCGCATGCTGGCGCACAAGCCACGGATGCTGGTGGCGATCGCGCTCGCCAATAAGATGGCGAGGTCGATCTGGGCCATGCTTGTGAAAAGAGAAGATTTTCGAGTTCCTGTGGTTGCGGCGTCCTGA
- a CDS encoding toxin-antitoxin system HicB family antitoxin has translation MSKATYPLKLPTSLKKEAARLAKQDGVSLNQWIATAVAQKIGVVETTAEFLKRRAGSASGSGLSEILRQAPNRAPDPGDELPPDWV, from the coding sequence ATGAGCAAAGCGACATATCCCCTAAAGCTGCCCACTTCCCTCAAAAAGGAAGCGGCCAGACTCGCGAAACAGGACGGCGTTTCATTGAATCAATGGATTGCGACAGCAGTCGCTCAGAAAATCGGCGTCGTCGAAACGACGGCTGAGTTCCTGAAGCGTCGCGCTGGAAGCGCGAGCGGCTCCGGTTTGTCGGAAATTCTTCGGCAAGCGCCCAACCGCGCGCCAGATCCCGGCGACGAGTTGCCTCCTGATTGGGTTTAG
- a CDS encoding putative toxin-antitoxin system toxin component, PIN family encodes MKRLVLDTSVIVSAFRSSRGASFVILSLVAKRRLVPLVSTALFLEYEDVLQRPEQRDAHGLDPNAVSKALRELAALCEPVEPHFSWRPQLSDPADEMVLEVALNERADGIVTHNVRDFHQAVPKFGIPVLTPGALLERIGK; translated from the coding sequence ATGAAGCGCCTCGTTCTCGATACCTCGGTCATCGTCTCCGCATTCCGCAGCTCGCGTGGCGCGAGTTTCGTAATTTTGAGCCTCGTGGCCAAACGACGCCTCGTCCCACTCGTCTCGACGGCCTTGTTCCTCGAATATGAGGACGTTCTGCAGAGACCAGAGCAGCGGGATGCGCATGGGCTCGATCCGAACGCTGTCTCGAAAGCTCTCAGGGAGCTGGCGGCGCTGTGTGAACCCGTGGAGCCTCATTTCAGCTGGCGTCCACAACTGTCGGACCCGGCCGACGAAATGGTTCTGGAGGTCGCGTTGAACGAAAGAGCCGACGGTATCGTGACGCATAATGTGCGCGACTTCCATCAAGCGGTCCCGAAATTCGGGATTCCGGTTTTGACGCCAGGAGCCTTGCTGGAAAGGATCGGAAAATGA
- a CDS encoding RHE_PE00001 family protein, which translates to MGFSFPASFSFERLQAPFESASDALARFDERLRSSPVGEAFVLRAHFHDACAALWRAGEFVPIEDLVLHDAGADVRTPTHELVRAHAVLVTRRRIADREPGWALMTDGLASLRGAERPNGVGCEPTTGSLVMVEAADRELDDEDDETILTGEFAEIDELLARTSRPIERIEPAPPKRDDSGLVYDEDWDEEARLAEWRERLGRSQNLPPLMATSVALDAWEEIEPLQRSAWLGPLLAAASLRSRGKTRHCLTALHSGFRQAKYRRAGRDDFEARMVAFACAIETMAKADAKELDRLTLARELLLRKCMGRRANSRLSQLVDLCLASPVVTVPLAAKELRVSQQAATTMIDELSSNLRELTGRGRYRAWAVI; encoded by the coding sequence ATGGGATTTTCATTTCCCGCCTCGTTCTCATTCGAGCGCCTGCAAGCGCCCTTCGAGAGCGCGTCGGACGCTCTCGCGCGTTTCGACGAGCGGCTTCGTTCCAGTCCCGTTGGCGAGGCGTTCGTCCTTCGCGCGCATTTCCACGACGCCTGCGCCGCCTTGTGGCGCGCGGGCGAATTCGTGCCGATCGAAGACCTCGTGCTTCACGACGCGGGAGCGGATGTGCGCACGCCGACGCACGAGCTCGTGCGAGCCCATGCCGTTCTGGTGACGCGCCGTCGCATTGCCGATCGCGAGCCGGGATGGGCGCTGATGACCGACGGCCTCGCCAGTCTGCGTGGCGCAGAGAGACCCAACGGCGTTGGGTGCGAGCCGACCACTGGTTCACTCGTCATGGTCGAAGCGGCGGATCGGGAGCTGGATGACGAGGACGATGAGACGATCCTTACAGGAGAATTCGCCGAAATCGACGAATTGCTGGCGCGTACGTCACGCCCGATAGAGCGAATCGAGCCGGCTCCGCCGAAGCGAGACGACTCTGGTTTGGTCTACGACGAAGATTGGGACGAGGAGGCGCGTCTCGCGGAGTGGCGCGAGCGTCTGGGCCGCAGCCAGAACCTCCCGCCCTTGATGGCGACGAGCGTCGCGCTCGACGCTTGGGAGGAGATCGAGCCGTTGCAGCGTAGCGCTTGGCTCGGTCCCTTGCTCGCCGCGGCCTCGCTGCGTTCCAGAGGAAAGACCCGGCATTGTCTCACAGCGTTGCATTCGGGATTTCGACAGGCCAAATATCGCCGAGCTGGACGGGATGATTTCGAAGCTCGAATGGTCGCTTTCGCCTGTGCGATCGAAACGATGGCGAAGGCGGACGCGAAGGAGCTCGACAGATTGACGCTCGCGCGCGAGCTCCTGCTCAGAAAATGCATGGGCCGAAGGGCGAATTCGAGGCTGTCGCAGCTCGTCGATCTGTGTCTGGCTTCGCCGGTCGTCACCGTCCCTCTCGCCGCCAAGGAGCTTCGGGTCTCTCAACAAGCCGCCACTACGATGATCGACGAACTCTCGTCGAACCTTCGCGAGCTGACCGGACGCGGGCGATACAGGGCCTGGGCTGTTATATGA
- a CDS encoding ABC transporter ATP-binding protein/permease gives MTKDASTRPGPVAEPGWISREFAREALTLGQVLWGSPERGVLIGIWAALIVVIGATAYGQIALNAWNQPFYDALARRDSEGFAHQLGVFAVIAGALLVLNVAQTWLNQMSRVELRRRLTRDLFSQWLAPKRAFLLAGAGDIGVNPDQRVHEDARHLSELTTDLGVGLLQAALLLVCFIGVLWGLSKGVTLHFWDKSVVIPGYMVWSALFYAGAASLASWLVGRPLVGLNAEHYARESDMRFALVHVNEHSEGVAVYRGEAEEEQKLGRTFDRLLVVLRDLVRATTNLSWVTAGYGWFTIVAPIVVAAPAFFSGDLTLGGLLMSAGAFTQVQQSLRWFVDNAGAIADWRATLHRVGAFRLALLEVDKIGETTSRIEFGEAASERLVLDELQVSLPTGSVRLSERHVEAPRGARILIVGAARSGKTCLFRAIAGLWPWGSGRIELPLPARVMFMPKRPFIPDGDLRQILAYPGPPDAFQDEQLLAALTRLGLGYLGPDLHRSARWDQELTHEEQLGLAFARLLLHKPDWVVVDEAIEAISPERRDLIFEALADELPSTSLIAIGGPHADASHYNRILRLVFDPKGPRLASIGEKPGAK, from the coding sequence ATGACGAAGGACGCGTCCACACGACCCGGACCGGTCGCGGAGCCAGGATGGATCTCTCGCGAGTTCGCGCGTGAGGCGCTGACTCTCGGACAGGTCCTCTGGGGCTCGCCGGAGCGCGGCGTTCTGATCGGCATATGGGCCGCGCTCATCGTCGTCATCGGCGCGACGGCCTACGGCCAGATCGCGCTCAACGCCTGGAATCAGCCTTTCTATGACGCGCTCGCCCGGCGCGACTCGGAAGGCTTCGCGCATCAGCTCGGAGTCTTCGCGGTCATCGCCGGCGCGTTGCTCGTTCTCAACGTCGCTCAGACATGGCTCAATCAAATGTCGCGCGTCGAATTGCGGAGGAGATTGACGCGGGATCTCTTCTCTCAATGGCTGGCGCCCAAGCGCGCCTTTCTGCTCGCCGGCGCCGGCGACATCGGCGTCAATCCCGATCAGCGCGTTCACGAGGACGCACGCCATCTCAGTGAGCTCACCACCGATCTCGGCGTCGGCCTTTTGCAGGCGGCGCTGCTGCTCGTCTGTTTCATCGGCGTGCTGTGGGGCCTCTCGAAGGGCGTGACGCTCCATTTTTGGGACAAGAGCGTCGTCATCCCCGGCTATATGGTATGGAGCGCTCTGTTCTACGCGGGCGCTGCCTCGCTCGCGAGCTGGCTCGTCGGCCGCCCGCTCGTCGGTCTCAACGCCGAACATTACGCTCGCGAGTCCGACATGCGTTTCGCGCTCGTGCACGTCAACGAGCATAGCGAGGGCGTCGCCGTCTATCGGGGCGAAGCCGAGGAAGAACAGAAGCTCGGCCGGACCTTCGACCGCCTGCTCGTCGTGCTGCGCGACCTCGTGCGCGCGACCACCAATCTGAGCTGGGTGACGGCGGGCTATGGCTGGTTCACGATCGTCGCGCCCATCGTCGTCGCGGCGCCCGCCTTCTTCAGTGGAGATCTCACCCTCGGCGGCCTGCTGATGAGCGCAGGCGCCTTCACTCAGGTCCAGCAGTCGCTACGCTGGTTCGTCGACAACGCCGGCGCGATCGCGGATTGGCGCGCGACATTGCATCGCGTCGGCGCCTTCCGTCTCGCCCTGCTCGAAGTCGACAAGATCGGCGAGACCACGAGCCGAATCGAATTCGGCGAAGCGGCGAGCGAACGATTGGTTCTCGACGAATTGCAAGTGTCGCTTCCCACGGGAAGCGTCCGATTGAGCGAAAGGCATGTGGAGGCCCCGCGCGGCGCGCGCATATTGATCGTCGGCGCGGCGCGCTCGGGCAAGACCTGCCTGTTTCGCGCTATCGCGGGTCTTTGGCCTTGGGGCTCGGGCCGCATCGAGCTTCCTTTGCCCGCGCGGGTCATGTTCATGCCCAAGCGTCCCTTCATTCCGGACGGCGACCTGCGTCAGATCCTCGCTTACCCTGGGCCGCCGGACGCCTTTCAGGATGAGCAGCTGCTCGCCGCGCTGACGCGGCTCGGTCTCGGCTATCTCGGTCCCGATCTTCATCGATCGGCGCGCTGGGACCAGGAGCTCACGCATGAGGAGCAGCTCGGCCTCGCCTTTGCACGGCTGCTTCTGCACAAGCCCGATTGGGTGGTCGTGGACGAAGCGATCGAGGCAATCTCGCCGGAGAGGCGGGATTTGATCTTCGAGGCGCTAGCTGACGAGCTCCCGTCGACGTCGCTGATCGCCATCGGCGGCCCGCACGCCGATGCCTCGCATTACAATCGAATCTTGCGGCTCGTCTTCGACCCGAAGGGACCACGTCTCGCGTCGATCGGCGAAAAGCCGGGGGCGAAGTGA
- a CDS encoding glycoside hydrolase family 15 protein encodes MSNDDQGLLEWTMEQNRFCATAMSRAVSATNLVKHRPALGQTIRPALGSIVASTEMAAYDPDPDYFFHWLRDSALVADALRDAIEDGTLEPSAIEHLTNFVAFSLDLCHLDGPSFLRRGFYPEAVEPSFRQHLRSREEIAEIAGDKALGETRYNADGSIDLMKWARPQSDGLALRALTVMRCFALDGFRERAGETASALLRYDLDYTLSHWRGPCYDLWEENLGFHYHTRLVQQAALAAAAEFLAAEGDAKRAAACADAARALLVELDAHFDPHDGVYRGRLPDAGPSLDATPPRRLDIAVVLGAIQAGRRAGPHSVVDPRMLGTLAELEHLFEQDYPINRMRPADCAPALGRYAGDSYFTGGAYFFSTLGAAQYCFLLAQAAAEGEAVVVADESRGPLAELLRTPAESLPSGALAPPLRERLAEAALRRGDMYLAMVRRHTPASREMAEQFSRYDGAPTSSRNLTWSYACFISAVAARRRAVHAMGEARVG; translated from the coding sequence ATGAGCAACGACGACCAAGGTCTCCTCGAATGGACGATGGAACAGAATCGCTTCTGCGCCACCGCGATGTCGCGCGCCGTTTCCGCGACGAATCTCGTGAAACATCGCCCTGCGCTGGGGCAGACGATCCGTCCTGCGCTCGGCTCGATCGTGGCGTCGACAGAGATGGCGGCGTATGATCCAGACCCGGACTATTTCTTTCACTGGCTGCGCGACTCCGCCCTCGTCGCCGACGCGCTGCGGGACGCCATCGAAGACGGAACGCTCGAACCATCCGCAATCGAGCATCTCACGAATTTCGTGGCCTTCAGCCTCGATCTCTGTCATTTGGACGGCCCGTCCTTTCTGCGGCGCGGCTTCTATCCAGAAGCGGTGGAGCCGTCCTTCCGGCAACATCTGCGCTCACGTGAGGAGATCGCTGAGATCGCCGGCGACAAAGCGCTCGGCGAAACGCGCTACAACGCCGATGGAAGCATCGACCTCATGAAATGGGCGCGGCCGCAGAGTGACGGACTCGCATTGCGAGCGCTCACAGTCATGCGCTGCTTCGCCTTGGACGGTTTTCGCGAGCGGGCGGGCGAAACAGCCTCGGCGTTGCTGCGCTACGATCTCGATTACACGCTATCGCATTGGCGGGGGCCTTGCTACGATCTCTGGGAGGAAAATCTCGGCTTCCACTATCACACGCGCCTCGTCCAGCAGGCGGCGCTCGCCGCAGCCGCCGAGTTTTTGGCGGCGGAGGGCGATGCGAAGCGCGCGGCCGCCTGCGCTGACGCAGCGCGTGCGCTACTCGTCGAGCTCGACGCGCATTTCGATCCGCATGACGGCGTCTATCGTGGCCGTCTCCCCGATGCAGGCCCGTCGCTGGACGCGACGCCGCCGCGGCGCCTAGACATAGCCGTGGTTCTCGGGGCGATCCAGGCGGGCCGGCGCGCAGGGCCGCACAGCGTCGTCGATCCGAGAATGCTCGGGACTTTGGCTGAACTCGAGCATCTGTTCGAGCAGGACTATCCGATCAACCGGATGCGTCCCGCCGATTGCGCGCCGGCGCTCGGCCGCTATGCCGGCGACAGCTATTTCACGGGCGGCGCCTATTTCTTCTCGACACTGGGCGCGGCCCAATATTGCTTTCTTCTCGCGCAGGCCGCCGCGGAGGGGGAGGCGGTCGTCGTCGCCGACGAGAGTCGCGGGCCACTGGCCGAGCTGCTGCGGACGCCGGCGGAATCGCTCCCTTCGGGCGCGCTCGCGCCGCCGCTTCGAGAACGGCTTGCCGAAGCGGCGCTTCGACGCGGCGATATGTATCTCGCAATGGTGCGACGACATACGCCGGCGTCGCGCGAGATGGCGGAACAGTTCAGCCGATACGACGGCGCGCCGACATCTTCGCGCAATCTTACCTGGAGCTACGCCTGCTTCATCTCGGCGGTCGCGGCGCGCCGACGCGCCGTTCACGCGATGGGGGAAGCGCGCGTCGGCTGA